Proteins from a genomic interval of Novipirellula aureliae:
- a CDS encoding type II secretion system F family protein produces the protein MKLSAAQGFCYRFGTGIKAGADLLVLLKSEAGYGSPRQRSAMLALRDGAKDGQLLSKSMKAEHPFFPPLLIAMTRVGEATGRLERSLLALANLYQHRLMLKRKFLTSLAWPGLQAFGGLMAISLLIWLLGVLTPPTGGEMFDTLGFGLRGTSGVLQLWAYVGIFFVIIGGMIWAFFRNLGGVQNIIPILYLIPVVGPALQTITLSRFCWTLSLALDAGLDPIRSIDLALDSTDSDYYRGGSDLARDAILGGATLSGGLKATNLFPEEFLTQVEISEISGTDAESIDRLAAEYDEKAKSAVSTISAIATGLIWLSVIVVLVFLILRMAMRIFGGYAEALEPI, from the coding sequence ATGAAGCTATCGGCTGCTCAGGGGTTCTGTTACCGCTTTGGCACGGGAATCAAAGCAGGCGCGGATTTGTTGGTGTTACTCAAGAGTGAGGCGGGCTACGGGTCGCCACGCCAACGCAGCGCCATGCTGGCGTTGCGGGACGGTGCCAAGGATGGGCAACTGCTCAGCAAATCGATGAAAGCTGAGCATCCGTTCTTTCCCCCCTTGTTGATCGCAATGACTCGCGTTGGCGAAGCGACCGGACGACTCGAACGATCGCTCTTGGCCTTGGCAAATCTATATCAACATCGGTTGATGTTAAAGCGAAAATTCTTAACGTCGCTGGCGTGGCCGGGACTGCAAGCGTTTGGCGGACTGATGGCGATCTCGCTGCTGATTTGGCTACTCGGTGTGCTCACCCCTCCGACCGGTGGCGAAATGTTCGATACGCTCGGGTTTGGATTGCGTGGTACGTCGGGCGTCCTCCAATTGTGGGCATACGTTGGCATTTTTTTTGTGATCATTGGCGGCATGATTTGGGCCTTCTTTCGAAATCTGGGGGGCGTTCAAAATATCATCCCGATTCTCTACTTGATTCCCGTGGTTGGTCCCGCCTTACAAACGATCACGCTATCGCGATTTTGTTGGACCTTGTCGCTGGCCCTCGACGCGGGTTTGGATCCGATTCGCTCCATCGACTTGGCTCTCGACAGCACCGATAGCGATTACTACCGAGGCGGGTCGGATTTGGCGAGAGATGCGATACTCGGTGGAGCAACGTTGTCGGGCGGCCTGAAAGCGACCAATTTGTTCCCCGAGGAATTTTTGACGCAGGTTGAAATTTCCGAGATTTCGGGAACCGATGCGGAATCGATCGACCGATTGGCAGCGGAATATGACGAGAAAGCCAAGTCGGCCGTCAGTACGATATCGGCAATCGCAACAGGACTGATTTGGTTGTCTGTCATCGTGGTACTGGTCTTTCTGATTCTACGAATGGCAATGCGGATCTTTGGCGGCTATGCAGAAGCCCTTGAGCCCATTTAG
- a CDS encoding YidC/Oxa1 family insertase periplasmic-domain containing protein has translation MERRLLTFIITSTAFFFVYFTLRSMLLPEQPQPKPNAVAEVGDDAQVADAEVEPSAEIGVESEDPEVAATSDAAKETAPTKSVERTETAQWTTLGSMDPASGYRMLVTLNSRGGGVERVELTEREPDSNRLKYRRVDVRSGYLGYFAGSPLNNNLLDSTTDSTADLEGVRVNVVGPGTPGQLAGIEVGDVITSVAGKPIRFREDIDAALNKTKPGDTVEVDVTRGSQRSTLTATLSEHPLDMIRLADDGGVDQIKGNVSQLSCLMTLSQINRKKIEVGKDSIAGIADPAKMVWSIVDRPTDDHPIDEENSDEVSDQITFELNLTAEELAKAGGEAIELVRSYRLPKASYVIDMDLEVRNRGEKTQDLAYRLNGPNGLTLEGWWYSNKISPNWGGAAARDVVYKNVADGRQFLSGYGLLKQARKTPADADQSIFAPDTGQDAQALRFIGVDAQYFVAAYLPPAGDEFLNSYRRATAELVAVPDQIERHKERAVNVSFYLNSEIASLEPGQAIRQELRLFAGPKDPEVVGQYGLDDTIYFGWFAPFAVFLAGMLHILGGLIGNYAIAIILLTVIVRAAMFPLSRKAAINAQRMQELAPELKKISEKYKDDMEARLKAQRELQTRVGFNPLAGCLPMFFQLPIFIGLYRALSVDIELRQKTFSSFTNWASNLAGPDMLAYWGDWMWEYLSGRGTGWLGPYFNILPVIVVGLFLLQQKLFMPPATDEQTAMTQKMMNIMTLMMGLFFFRVPAGLCLYFITSSLWGICERVLVKKTLPAKKHFDLDVVDGTATPTEKKKLSFADRIREQINKPEPKIERPNKRRRPDLRKKK, from the coding sequence GTGGAACGGCGTCTTCTTACTTTCATCATCACATCGACGGCGTTCTTTTTCGTCTATTTCACGCTGCGGTCGATGCTTTTGCCCGAGCAACCTCAGCCAAAGCCGAACGCGGTCGCGGAGGTCGGTGACGATGCGCAAGTCGCCGACGCGGAAGTCGAGCCCTCAGCTGAAATCGGCGTCGAGAGCGAAGATCCGGAGGTTGCGGCCACGTCCGACGCTGCGAAGGAAACGGCTCCGACTAAAAGTGTGGAGCGAACCGAAACCGCCCAGTGGACGACGCTTGGGTCGATGGACCCCGCCAGTGGTTATCGCATGCTCGTCACGCTCAATAGTCGCGGTGGTGGGGTCGAACGCGTCGAACTTACCGAACGAGAGCCAGACTCGAACCGTTTGAAATATCGCCGCGTCGATGTCCGTAGTGGCTACTTGGGCTACTTCGCTGGCTCTCCTCTAAATAACAATCTGCTCGATTCGACGACCGATTCGACAGCTGATCTCGAAGGCGTCCGCGTGAACGTCGTCGGCCCAGGTACCCCCGGCCAGTTGGCGGGCATCGAAGTCGGCGATGTCATCACTTCGGTTGCTGGGAAACCAATTCGCTTTCGCGAAGATATCGACGCAGCACTGAACAAAACCAAGCCTGGCGACACGGTCGAAGTCGATGTCACTCGAGGCAGCCAACGCTCCACTTTAACGGCAACGCTTAGCGAACATCCGCTTGACATGATCCGTTTGGCGGATGACGGGGGTGTCGATCAGATCAAGGGCAACGTTTCACAATTGTCATGCCTGATGACGCTTTCCCAGATCAATCGCAAAAAGATCGAAGTGGGCAAGGATTCGATCGCCGGTATCGCCGATCCAGCCAAAATGGTTTGGTCGATTGTCGATCGCCCGACTGACGATCACCCGATTGACGAGGAGAACAGCGATGAGGTATCGGACCAGATCACCTTTGAGTTGAATCTGACTGCCGAAGAATTGGCCAAAGCGGGCGGCGAAGCGATCGAACTGGTTCGCTCGTATCGACTACCCAAGGCCAGCTACGTGATCGACATGGATTTGGAAGTCCGCAACCGTGGCGAAAAGACTCAAGATTTGGCCTATCGATTGAACGGTCCCAATGGATTGACCCTGGAAGGATGGTGGTATAGCAACAAAATCAGCCCTAACTGGGGCGGTGCCGCCGCTCGTGACGTTGTCTACAAGAACGTCGCCGATGGCCGACAATTTTTGAGTGGCTATGGTCTCCTCAAACAAGCGCGTAAAACGCCTGCCGATGCCGACCAATCGATCTTTGCACCCGACACGGGCCAGGACGCTCAGGCACTGAGATTTATCGGGGTGGATGCTCAGTACTTCGTCGCGGCCTATTTACCGCCGGCGGGCGACGAGTTCTTGAATTCCTATCGCCGGGCAACCGCCGAGTTGGTCGCGGTTCCTGATCAGATTGAAAGACACAAAGAACGAGCCGTCAACGTTTCGTTCTATCTTAATAGCGAAATTGCCTCCCTCGAGCCTGGCCAAGCGATTCGCCAAGAATTGCGACTGTTCGCGGGGCCGAAAGACCCCGAAGTGGTTGGCCAATATGGTCTCGACGATACGATCTATTTTGGCTGGTTTGCTCCCTTTGCCGTCTTTTTGGCAGGCATGCTCCACATACTCGGCGGATTGATCGGCAATTATGCGATCGCCATTATCTTGTTAACCGTGATTGTGCGTGCGGCGATGTTCCCACTCAGTCGCAAAGCCGCCATCAATGCTCAGCGAATGCAAGAGCTAGCACCCGAGCTGAAAAAGATCTCGGAGAAGTACAAAGACGACATGGAAGCCCGCTTGAAAGCCCAACGAGAGTTGCAAACTCGCGTCGGCTTCAATCCCCTGGCTGGCTGCTTGCCGATGTTTTTTCAATTGCCGATTTTTATCGGTTTGTATCGAGCTTTGTCGGTCGATATCGAACTTCGTCAAAAGACGTTTTCGTCGTTTACCAATTGGGCGTCCAACTTGGCTGGCCCCGACATGCTGGCCTACTGGGGTGATTGGATGTGGGAATACCTCAGTGGTCGAGGCACGGGTTGGCTTGGTCCCTATTTCAACATCCTGCCGGTGATCGTGGTCGGTTTATTCTTGCTTCAACAAAAGTTGTTCATGCCGCCTGCGACGGATGAGCAAACGGCTATGACGCAAAAGATGATGAACATCATGACGTTGATGATGGGACTGTTCTTCTTTCGCGTCCCAGCTGGATTGTGCTTGTACTTTATCACCAGCAGTTTGTGGGGGATTTGCGAGCGAGTGTTGGTGAAGAAGACGTTGCCCGCCAAGAAACATTTTGATTTGGACGTCGTCGATGGCACGGCCACGCCAACGGAGAAAAAGAAGTTGTCGTTTGCCGATCGGATTCGTGAGCAGATCAACAAGCCTGAACCGAAGATTGAACGCCCAAACAAACGCCGCCGTCCCGATCTTCGCAAGAAGAAGTAG
- a CDS encoding rhomboid family intramembrane serine protease, producing the protein MRRIGTLDNENLARRFGDFLVTQSIDATVEKAAGAGQGEVSESLGWEIWIREEKDVDQAREAIREFELNPNDQRYQVSEEAQTLRNQRVAQEHRRQQEMKKLQRSMPKSRSGGSNMQTLGVPGKQEKIPVVIAVIVLSALASFGTDFGRPRNTAMVSGFWTEAELYLGMSFVDQTDPDYIESGNTESSRDSFASIRKGQVWRLVTPMFLHGDTMHLLFNMIWIFVLGSAIERLQGSVFLAVLLIVTQIAGMMLQVMLPGVESLPPFLSALAGSPFAIGASGAVYGLFGYLWIRPTLDPGYPIHMAPMNVLLMLGWLVFCMTGMFGNIANGAHLGGLLAGIAVAYFVSPRRL; encoded by the coding sequence ATGCGCCGTATTGGCACGCTCGACAACGAAAATTTGGCTCGCCGCTTCGGCGATTTCTTGGTAACCCAATCGATCGACGCCACCGTCGAAAAAGCTGCAGGGGCCGGCCAAGGCGAGGTCTCAGAATCATTGGGGTGGGAGATCTGGATCCGAGAGGAAAAGGATGTCGATCAGGCTCGCGAGGCGATTCGAGAATTCGAATTGAACCCGAATGATCAACGCTACCAAGTCAGCGAAGAGGCTCAAACGCTGCGGAACCAGCGAGTGGCCCAAGAGCATCGTCGACAACAGGAGATGAAAAAGCTGCAGCGTTCGATGCCCAAATCGCGTTCGGGTGGCTCCAACATGCAAACCTTGGGCGTTCCAGGGAAACAGGAAAAGATCCCGGTCGTGATCGCCGTGATTGTCCTTTCCGCACTTGCTAGCTTTGGAACGGACTTCGGAAGGCCTCGCAATACGGCCATGGTCAGCGGTTTTTGGACCGAGGCGGAACTGTATTTGGGGATGTCCTTCGTGGACCAAACGGATCCCGATTACATCGAATCGGGCAATACCGAATCGAGCCGAGATTCGTTTGCTTCGATTCGCAAAGGGCAAGTATGGCGATTGGTGACGCCGATGTTCTTGCATGGTGATACGATGCATCTGCTTTTTAATATGATTTGGATCTTCGTCCTCGGCTCAGCGATCGAGCGTTTGCAAGGCTCCGTATTTCTGGCGGTGCTACTGATCGTGACACAAATCGCCGGGATGATGCTGCAAGTGATGCTGCCGGGGGTCGAATCGCTGCCGCCGTTCTTGAGCGCTTTAGCAGGGAGTCCGTTTGCGATTGGAGCCTCAGGAGCGGTGTATGGGTTGTTTGGTTATCTCTGGATTCGCCCAACGCTGGATCCCGGTTACCCGATCCATATGGCTCCGATGAACGTGCTACTGATGTTGGGGTGGTTGGTTTTCTGTATGACAGGGATGTTCGGCAACATTGCCAACGGTGCTCACTTGGGCGGCTTGCTTGCCGGTATTGCGGTTGCCTATTTCGTCTCACCACGTCGACTGTAA